The following proteins are co-located in the Conyzicola lurida genome:
- a CDS encoding TetR/AcrR family transcriptional regulator, whose amino-acid sequence MTKENSDPNPATAPADPPQPLGRGAATKERIVDAAADLFYAQGLRAVSADKIIERAGITKVTFYRHFPAKDDLIVAYLERRAAWERMVILAASETAHGDVDETLRLVSYGIGQEACSPGFRGCPFINAAAEYADAEHPVRKVVDAHRTWFLSMLNKLTASIGIHDPAVADELMMLRDGAMVTGYLGDAKKVGAALLSASRAVVGLER is encoded by the coding sequence ATGACGAAGGAAAATTCAGATCCGAATCCGGCGACCGCGCCCGCTGACCCGCCTCAGCCGCTCGGACGGGGGGCGGCGACGAAAGAACGCATTGTGGATGCGGCGGCAGACCTCTTTTACGCTCAAGGGCTCCGCGCAGTCAGCGCTGACAAGATCATCGAGCGGGCCGGGATCACGAAGGTGACGTTCTACCGTCATTTCCCAGCGAAAGACGACCTTATTGTCGCCTACCTCGAGCGCCGGGCGGCTTGGGAGCGGATGGTCATCCTCGCAGCAAGTGAGACCGCCCATGGCGACGTCGATGAGACACTCCGGCTCGTTTCCTACGGGATCGGACAGGAGGCCTGCTCCCCCGGCTTCCGCGGGTGCCCGTTCATCAACGCCGCGGCGGAATACGCGGACGCGGAACACCCGGTGCGGAAGGTCGTCGACGCCCACCGCACCTGGTTCCTATCGATGCTCAACAAGCTCACCGCCTCAATCGGTATTCACGATCCCGCGGTGGCCGACGAGTTGATGATGCTGCGCGACGGAGCCATGGTGACCGGCTATCTCGGCGATGCGAAAAAGGTCGGCGCAGCGCTGCTTTCTGCCAGCCGAGCTGTGGTGGGCTTGGAACGATGA